The following are encoded in a window of Nibricoccus aquaticus genomic DNA:
- a CDS encoding DUF6766 family protein codes for MSKSPSFFRNHGLSLMMFGCFLFFLTGQILTGRHELNDELGKRGERALALGEYVRSAHFLEVTAENWESEFFQMFVYVFATAFLYQKGSAESKDPRKKHAHHCVEKGPVPADAPWPVKRGGWVLFVYEHSLSLAFFGMFLVAFALHAHGGQRHYNQERLADGESLVTVWQYLGSSRFWFESFQNWQSEFLAIGSMVVLTIFLREKNSPESKEVETPHWENEED; via the coding sequence ATGTCCAAGTCTCCGTCTTTTTTTCGCAATCATGGGCTATCGCTCATGATGTTTGGCTGCTTCCTGTTTTTTTTGACGGGGCAGATTCTGACGGGGCGACACGAGTTGAATGACGAGCTTGGGAAACGCGGAGAGCGGGCGCTCGCGCTTGGCGAGTATGTGCGGAGCGCGCATTTTTTGGAAGTCACGGCGGAGAACTGGGAGAGCGAGTTTTTCCAGATGTTCGTCTATGTGTTCGCGACGGCGTTTCTGTACCAAAAAGGCTCGGCGGAATCGAAAGATCCCCGGAAGAAACATGCGCATCATTGCGTCGAGAAAGGGCCGGTACCGGCGGATGCGCCGTGGCCGGTGAAGCGAGGCGGGTGGGTGCTCTTCGTGTACGAGCACTCGTTGTCACTGGCGTTTTTCGGGATGTTTCTGGTGGCGTTCGCGCTGCATGCTCATGGCGGACAAAGACACTATAACCAGGAGCGACTGGCGGATGGTGAATCGCTAGTGACGGTGTGGCAGTATCTCGGATCGTCGCGCTTCTGGTTCGAGTCGTTTCAGAACTGGCAGAGCGAGTTTCTCGCGATCGGAAGCATGGTGGTGCTGACTATTTTTCTGCGTGAGAAAAACTCACCAGAATCAAAGGAAGTGGAGACACCGCATTGGGAAAACGAGGAAGACTGA
- a CDS encoding HIT family protein — translation MEHLHAYWRMEYIEAPRFPAVKRPFTELPALGDDRSALIVYRSPLSYLMLNRFPYNPGHLLAIPFREVTDIEELTPAESADLFATIVTGKRILRAAMKPDGVNVGFNLGSAAGGSIAHLHGHLVPRWNGDNNFMPVLGQTRILPQSLDATWERLSAEASKLH, via the coding sequence ATGGAGCACCTTCACGCCTACTGGCGCATGGAATACATCGAAGCCCCGCGTTTCCCCGCCGTGAAACGCCCCTTCACCGAACTCCCCGCCCTCGGCGACGACCGCTCCGCGCTCATCGTGTACCGCAGCCCGCTGTCGTACCTCATGCTCAACCGCTTTCCCTACAACCCCGGCCACCTCCTCGCCATCCCTTTCCGCGAAGTCACCGACATCGAGGAACTCACCCCCGCCGAAAGCGCCGACCTCTTCGCCACCATCGTCACCGGCAAACGAATACTCCGCGCCGCGATGAAACCCGACGGCGTCAACGTCGGCTTCAACCTCGGCTCCGCCGCCGGCGGCAGCATCGCCCACCTCCACGGCCACCTCGTCCCCCGCTGGAACGGCGACAACAACTTCATGCCCGTCCTCGGCCAGACCCGCATCCTCCCCCAATCCCTCGACGCCACGTGGGAACGCCTGAGCGCCGAAGCCTCAAAACTGCACTGA
- a CDS encoding PhoH family protein codes for MPASVPSQTLRFPSPRHLQQLIGGREENLAYVEKHLGVRLVTREDWLKIDGPAEAIARVESLFGFLNDARAQGVSIRTPDFHRFVDAITRGETDQLRALFGQPLVIATNRKTIVPKTLGQKLYLQSILKSPVVFGIGPAGTGKTYLAMAAAVSALLKNEVERIILTRPAVEAGEALGFLPGDLREKILPYLRPLYDALGDMLDPEDVSRLTEKGIIEIAPLAYMRGRTLSRAFIVLDEAQNTTPEQMMMFLTRLGEDSRMVVTGDVTQIDLPRAKQSGLLEVNRILQNIPGIEFHQFSGSDVVRHPLVLKIIEAYERYKNPMGDSPPS; via the coding sequence ATGCCCGCTTCCGTCCCCTCCCAAACCCTCCGCTTCCCGTCTCCCCGCCATCTCCAGCAACTCATCGGCGGACGCGAAGAGAACCTCGCCTACGTCGAAAAACACCTCGGCGTCCGCCTCGTCACCCGCGAAGACTGGCTCAAGATCGACGGCCCCGCTGAAGCCATCGCCCGCGTCGAATCCCTCTTCGGCTTCCTCAACGATGCCCGCGCCCAGGGCGTCTCCATCCGCACGCCCGACTTCCACCGCTTCGTGGACGCCATCACGCGCGGCGAAACCGACCAGCTCCGCGCCCTCTTCGGCCAGCCCCTCGTCATCGCCACCAACCGCAAAACCATCGTCCCCAAAACCCTCGGCCAGAAACTCTACCTCCAATCCATCCTCAAAAGCCCCGTCGTCTTCGGTATCGGCCCGGCGGGCACAGGCAAAACCTACCTCGCCATGGCCGCCGCCGTCTCGGCCCTCCTCAAAAACGAGGTCGAGCGCATCATCCTCACCCGCCCCGCCGTCGAAGCCGGCGAAGCCCTCGGTTTCCTCCCCGGCGACCTCCGCGAAAAAATCCTCCCCTACCTTCGCCCCCTCTACGATGCGCTCGGCGACATGCTCGACCCCGAGGATGTTTCCCGCCTCACCGAAAAAGGCATCATCGAAATCGCCCCCCTCGCCTACATGCGCGGCCGCACCCTCAGCCGCGCGTTCATCGTTTTGGACGAAGCCCAAAACACCACGCCAGAGCAGATGATGATGTTCCTCACCCGCCTCGGCGAAGACTCCCGCATGGTCGTCACCGGCGACGTCACCCAGATCGACCTCCCCCGCGCCAAACAATCCGGCCTCCTCGAAGTAAACCGCATCCTCCAAAACATCCCCGGCATCGAGTTCCACCAATTCAGCGGCTCCGACGTCGTCCGCCACCCCCTCGTCCTGAAAATCATCGAAGCCTACGAACGCTACAAAAACCCCATGGGCGACTCCCCTCCGTCGTAG
- a CDS encoding HD family phosphohydrolase, giving the protein MSLIDKLKALPGGASRPLRMRKTADVSGTVEFLETSHLVTILIFIATVAAIVLISFVGVSTVNLPVLPNQLSAVRITASAPFEYTSQEKTRFNREQARTRVPRVYQLELTHLQRFQGHIRELLAQLETFESTHAQTIQADARRAALTPIVEAFDAKGPYRASVDDVLTLINATDAKTRFKLVEEGLLALRDLYQEGIQDGRLAGGINAPGSVTIFQITRPNGDVVQRPVQSMEEALTFLRINLTAEGVGRDVSLALFRIFRNGLVPNLTFDAAASTRLQEQVLQELQPVVVSVQQGQTIIEPGTRVTDEQYEMLEAHRNYLMKNEETRIEEGLQLFGRVLLVLAMLAASAVYIRLEDRETLQSNGRLGLLALVVISNLALVRLTFWLGELPYFVQNANAASVLPYIAPTALAPLIVAILIDAGSAIFMALFISIFTSVIYGNRLDVLVITFLASMVGIFCCRQVRRRGDVVRAAAYGGFTVAIFAGLIGFIDQLSFLTPPHLIPKQMLAGLGTGILTGVIVAGVLPVIEGLFKRTTDITLLELTDFNHPLLRLMQIEAPGTYHHSLIVAQLSENAANAIGANPLLARVCALFHDIGKTKKPEYFTENQRDRANPHDENNPSLSALIIKAHVKDGIDLAVKHKLPRAVLDVIQQHHGTSLIRYFFQRALGDKRPASNAPGTRPPASDTRPPFQSLPGLEPARVCETTYRYDGPRPQFKESAIIHLADGVEAASRSLRKVTPQHLGELIDQIFKDRIEDGQLDEAPVTLEELNKIKSSFTFTLLNMLHSRVSYNQPGEDSAPAPKAQPAT; this is encoded by the coding sequence ATGTCTCTCATCGATAAACTCAAAGCCCTCCCCGGCGGCGCCAGTCGCCCCCTCCGGATGCGCAAAACGGCCGACGTCTCCGGCACCGTCGAGTTCCTCGAAACCAGCCACCTGGTCACGATCCTCATCTTCATCGCCACGGTCGCCGCCATCGTCCTCATCAGCTTCGTCGGCGTCAGCACGGTCAACCTCCCCGTCCTCCCCAATCAGCTCTCCGCCGTCCGCATCACCGCCAGCGCCCCCTTCGAATACACCAGCCAGGAAAAAACCCGCTTCAACCGCGAACAGGCCCGCACCCGCGTACCCCGCGTTTACCAGCTCGAGCTCACCCACCTCCAGCGCTTCCAAGGCCACATCCGCGAACTCCTCGCCCAGCTCGAAACCTTCGAGAGCACCCACGCCCAGACCATCCAGGCCGACGCCCGCCGCGCCGCTCTCACTCCGATCGTTGAAGCCTTCGACGCCAAAGGCCCCTACCGCGCCTCCGTTGATGACGTCCTCACCCTCATCAACGCGACCGACGCCAAGACCCGCTTCAAACTCGTCGAAGAAGGCCTCCTCGCCCTCCGCGATCTCTACCAGGAAGGCATCCAGGATGGTCGCCTCGCCGGCGGCATCAACGCCCCCGGCTCCGTCACGATCTTTCAGATAACGCGTCCCAACGGCGACGTCGTCCAGCGCCCCGTCCAGTCCATGGAGGAAGCCCTCACCTTCCTCCGCATCAACCTCACCGCCGAAGGCGTCGGTCGCGACGTCTCCCTCGCCCTCTTCCGCATCTTCCGCAACGGCCTCGTCCCCAACCTCACCTTCGACGCCGCCGCCAGCACCCGCCTCCAGGAACAGGTACTCCAAGAACTCCAGCCCGTCGTCGTATCGGTCCAGCAAGGACAGACCATCATCGAGCCCGGCACCCGCGTCACCGACGAGCAGTACGAGATGCTCGAAGCCCACCGGAACTACCTCATGAAAAACGAGGAGACCCGCATCGAGGAAGGCCTCCAGCTCTTCGGCCGCGTTCTCCTCGTGCTCGCCATGCTCGCCGCCAGCGCCGTCTACATCCGCCTCGAAGACCGCGAAACCCTCCAGAGCAACGGCCGCCTCGGCCTCCTCGCCCTCGTCGTCATCAGCAACCTCGCCTTAGTCCGTCTCACCTTCTGGCTCGGTGAACTCCCCTACTTCGTCCAGAACGCCAACGCCGCCTCCGTCCTGCCCTACATCGCGCCCACCGCGCTCGCGCCCCTGATCGTCGCCATCCTGATCGACGCCGGCTCAGCCATCTTCATGGCGCTCTTCATCTCGATCTTCACGAGCGTCATTTACGGTAACCGCCTCGACGTCCTCGTCATCACCTTCCTCGCCTCGATGGTCGGCATCTTCTGCTGCCGCCAAGTCCGCCGCCGCGGCGATGTCGTCCGCGCCGCCGCCTACGGCGGATTCACCGTCGCGATCTTCGCCGGTCTCATCGGCTTCATCGACCAGCTCTCCTTCCTCACCCCGCCTCACCTGATCCCCAAACAAATGCTCGCCGGTCTCGGCACCGGCATCCTCACCGGCGTCATCGTCGCCGGCGTCCTCCCCGTCATCGAAGGCCTCTTCAAACGCACCACCGACATCACCCTGCTCGAGCTCACCGACTTTAATCACCCCCTCCTCCGCCTCATGCAGATTGAGGCTCCCGGCACCTACCACCACTCCCTCATCGTCGCCCAGCTCTCCGAAAACGCCGCCAACGCCATCGGCGCCAACCCCCTCCTCGCCCGCGTCTGCGCCCTCTTCCACGACATCGGCAAAACCAAAAAGCCCGAATACTTCACCGAAAACCAGCGCGACCGCGCCAACCCGCACGACGAAAACAACCCCTCCCTCTCCGCCTTGATCATCAAGGCCCACGTCAAAGACGGCATCGACCTCGCCGTGAAACACAAACTCCCCCGCGCCGTCCTCGACGTCATCCAGCAGCACCACGGCACCTCGCTTATCCGCTACTTCTTCCAGCGCGCCCTCGGCGACAAACGCCCCGCCAGCAACGCCCCCGGCACCCGTCCCCCCGCCTCGGATACACGCCCCCCCTTTCAATCCCTCCCCGGCCTCGAACCCGCCCGCGTCTGCGAAACGACCTACCGCTACGACGGCCCTCGCCCGCAGTTCAAAGAAAGCGCCATCATTCACCTCGCCGACGGCGTCGAAGCCGCCTCACGTTCCCTGCGCAAAGTCACCCCTCAGCACCTCGGCGAATTGATCGACCAGATCTTCAAAGACCGCATCGAAGACGGCCAGCTCGACGAAGCCCCCGTGACCTTAGAGGAGCTCAATAAAATCAAGAGCAGCTTCACCTTCACCCTGCTCAACATGCTCCATTCCCGGGTGAGCTATAATCAACCCGGCGAAGACTCCGCCCCCGCTCCCAAAGCCCAGCCCGCCACCTGA
- the ybeY gene encoding rRNA maturation RNase YbeY yields the protein MPAREVHIHNAHPRLKLDRRAVAKIVHTLDARFRYTESDLPLLTPAARKTAEAQLAAQGAPASPSAPSSANRKSKIVPSEATGSTNRKSQSDSSPTASLVTGHWSFSPAVPPGELSLAFLTDAALARIHDDFLDDPTTTDVITFEGNPTLESAGEICVSADTAATFAATHDRDFSDELTLYVVHGWLHLAGYDDLKPAKKRRMRAAESRAMDILRAAKALPRFTLGKSRA from the coding sequence ATGCCCGCCCGCGAAGTCCACATCCACAACGCCCACCCGCGCCTCAAGCTAGACCGCCGCGCCGTCGCCAAAATCGTCCACACCCTCGACGCCCGCTTCCGCTACACCGAGTCCGACCTCCCGCTCCTCACCCCCGCCGCCCGCAAAACCGCCGAAGCCCAACTCGCCGCCCAGGGAGCGCCGGCGTCCCCGTCGGCTCCGTCGTCCGCCAATCGAAAATCGAAAATCGTGCCGAGCGAAGCGACAGGATCTACAAATCGAAAATCCCAGTCCGACTCCTCCCCCACTGCGTCACTGGTCACTGGTCATTGGTCATTCTCACCAGCCGTCCCGCCCGGCGAACTCTCCCTCGCCTTCCTCACCGACGCCGCCCTCGCCCGCATTCACGACGACTTCCTCGACGACCCCACCACGACCGACGTCATCACCTTCGAAGGCAACCCCACCCTCGAAAGCGCCGGCGAGATCTGCGTCTCGGCCGACACCGCCGCCACCTTCGCCGCCACCCACGACCGCGATTTCTCCGACGAGCTCACCCTCTACGTTGTCCACGGCTGGCTCCACCTCGCCGGCTACGACGACCTCAAGCCCGCCAAAAAACGCCGCATGAGAGCCGCCGAATCCCGCGCCATGGACATCCTCCGCGCCGCCAAAGCCCTCCCGCGTTTCACCCTCGGCAAATCACGCGCCTGA
- a CDS encoding DUF502 domain-containing protein produces MSDSSLAPAPAPGPSRFATLRNAFLSGLLLLTPITITWIVFSALFERVGGGFRDYFFFFVPADLRDHESLRIVWNIVATFIIIVLITLLGWVSRYVLGQYFGSLAERFVQNIPGVSAVYNTVKQIVDTFGTQNRNLFNKVVLVEFPRPGVRTIGFLTNKTQGEPSARTGLELLTVFVPTTPNPTGGYLLLFPKNEVIELDMPVGEAMKMIISGGAVIPPWPPAAKVTPPTLP; encoded by the coding sequence ATGTCCGACTCTTCACTCGCGCCCGCACCAGCACCAGGCCCCTCCCGGTTCGCCACCCTCCGCAACGCCTTCCTCTCCGGTCTTCTCCTGCTCACGCCGATCACGATCACCTGGATCGTTTTCTCCGCCCTCTTCGAGCGCGTCGGCGGCGGCTTCCGTGACTATTTCTTCTTCTTCGTCCCTGCCGACCTCCGCGACCACGAGAGCCTCCGCATCGTCTGGAACATCGTCGCCACGTTCATCATCATCGTCCTCATCACCCTGCTCGGCTGGGTCTCCCGCTACGTCCTCGGCCAGTACTTCGGCAGCCTCGCCGAACGCTTCGTCCAAAACATCCCTGGCGTCAGCGCCGTGTACAACACCGTCAAACAAATCGTCGACACCTTCGGTACCCAAAACCGCAACCTCTTCAACAAAGTCGTCCTCGTAGAATTTCCCCGCCCCGGCGTCCGCACCATCGGCTTCCTCACGAACAAAACTCAGGGCGAACCCAGCGCCCGCACCGGCCTCGAACTCCTCACCGTCTTCGTCCCCACCACGCCCAATCCCACCGGCGGATACCTCCTCCTCTTCCCCAAAAACGAAGTCATCGAACTCGATATGCCCGTCGGCGAAGCCATGAAAATGATCATCTCCGGCGGCGCCGTCATTCCCCCCTGGCCCCCCGCCGCAAAAGTCACCCCGCCCACCCTCCCCTAA
- a CDS encoding ATP-dependent DNA helicase, translating into MDFDLDQRTARLSVGEFSEFTLGPRDSTGGHSGIWRAQLGTHWHNQLRAQTTAERSDALFEIPITGRVVHHGWTLTLTGRIDQLIPSAQGITLREIKTVSRELPADESELRAEYPSYFIQIATYSALARFDPAALPIAQTSALNSQPTAAPAVSVSAELHFVEIASGLAQTIGLTSADDVLFHAQLARVCEFLDLRHRARERLRNLRFRPPFTELRVGQETTQADLASALAKNPIVLFEAPTGFGKTGALLELALTQLRSGRCERVLYLTSKATGQLQVMRTLGLMTEPTANTQVSASAFHPSHFTPHSSGAQSAPVTVWLIRPKHEHCVNTVFHCSRDTCAYLNGAESRWPKSGLARFYLLENEPRDIASLRAAGRAAQICPYEITRAALPFNDVWIGDYNYVFSPSTRGLFYEQPGFDPARTLLVIDEAHNLPSRVADVYSHTFSAADATALAESLHQLRAPSKLVQAAQHWAHFLHQLPTRDTHTLADEDDARELLATLAGLITTTPLDTQELLQPIAEFLWQIPACHETLNTHDVPRLWWSPRPSELHITCLDAAPAIAPTLRCYNAVLLASATLSPTDTFATALGLDTPPASVPQPSTLNSQQPPSQLGTLNKRATKKLFQQLTSAADLLREEEAREQSLPVLVHAHAPWRDHAFDVAIDTRIDTSYQQRARHTPTTAATLATLVSASRSPSASVSQPSTLNSQPTARSAVSAFFPSYAYAETIQRELTTTYPEIRVALQPRLPDLAAQTAWVEQALASSDLLFLVLGSSFAEGIDLLGGRISHAMVVGPALPEVNAVQRARLAVFSSLGRDAAAQRVYQIPGIQKVNQALGRLVRAPGQRAKILLHCRRFAEKTYLDLLAPEYRSTHLIEHDTDLTDWL; encoded by the coding sequence ATGGACTTCGACCTCGATCAACGCACCGCCCGCCTGAGCGTCGGTGAGTTCTCCGAGTTCACCCTCGGCCCGCGCGATTCCACCGGCGGCCACTCCGGCATCTGGCGCGCCCAACTCGGCACCCACTGGCACAACCAGCTCCGCGCCCAGACCACTGCCGAGCGCAGCGACGCCCTCTTCGAAATCCCCATCACCGGCCGCGTCGTCCACCACGGTTGGACCCTCACGCTCACCGGCCGCATCGACCAGCTCATCCCGTCCGCCCAGGGCATCACGCTTCGCGAAATCAAAACCGTCTCCCGCGAACTCCCCGCCGACGAATCCGAACTCCGCGCCGAGTACCCGTCCTACTTCATCCAGATCGCCACCTACTCCGCCCTCGCCCGCTTCGACCCCGCCGCCCTTCCGATCGCTCAAACCTCCGCTCTCAACTCTCAACCCACGGCCGCCCCGGCCGTGTCCGTCTCCGCCGAACTCCACTTCGTCGAAATCGCCTCCGGCCTCGCCCAAACCATCGGACTCACCTCCGCCGACGACGTCCTCTTCCACGCCCAACTCGCCCGCGTCTGCGAATTCCTCGACCTCCGCCACCGCGCCCGCGAACGCCTCCGCAACCTCCGCTTCCGCCCGCCCTTCACCGAACTCCGCGTCGGACAAGAAACCACCCAAGCCGACCTCGCCTCCGCCCTCGCGAAAAACCCCATCGTCCTCTTCGAAGCCCCCACCGGCTTCGGCAAAACCGGCGCCCTCCTCGAACTCGCCCTCACCCAACTCCGCTCCGGCCGCTGCGAACGCGTCCTCTACCTCACCAGCAAAGCCACCGGCCAGCTCCAGGTCATGCGCACCCTCGGCCTCATGACCGAGCCCACCGCAAACACGCAGGTGTCCGCCTCCGCCTTTCACCCTTCACACTTCACCCCTCACTCTTCCGGCGCGCAAAGCGCGCCCGTCACCGTCTGGCTGATACGCCCAAAACACGAACACTGCGTCAACACCGTCTTCCACTGCTCGCGCGACACCTGCGCCTACCTCAACGGTGCCGAATCCCGCTGGCCCAAAAGCGGCCTCGCCCGCTTCTACCTCCTGGAAAACGAACCCCGCGACATCGCCAGCCTCCGCGCCGCCGGCCGCGCCGCGCAAATCTGCCCCTACGAAATCACCCGCGCCGCCCTCCCCTTCAACGACGTCTGGATCGGCGACTACAACTACGTCTTTTCCCCCTCCACCCGCGGCCTCTTCTACGAACAACCCGGCTTCGACCCCGCCCGCACCCTCCTCGTCATCGACGAAGCCCACAACCTCCCCTCCCGCGTCGCCGACGTCTACTCGCACACCTTTTCCGCCGCCGACGCCACCGCCCTCGCCGAGTCCCTGCACCAACTCCGCGCCCCGTCAAAACTCGTCCAGGCCGCCCAACACTGGGCCCACTTCCTCCACCAACTCCCCACCCGCGACACTCACACCCTCGCCGACGAAGACGACGCCCGCGAACTCCTCGCCACCCTAGCCGGCCTCATCACGACCACGCCGCTCGACACCCAAGAACTCCTTCAGCCAATCGCCGAGTTCCTCTGGCAGATCCCCGCCTGCCACGAAACTCTGAATACACACGACGTCCCCCGCCTCTGGTGGAGCCCCCGCCCCTCCGAACTCCACATCACCTGCCTCGACGCCGCCCCCGCCATCGCTCCCACCCTCCGCTGCTACAACGCCGTCCTCCTCGCCTCCGCCACCCTCTCCCCGACCGACACCTTCGCCACCGCCCTCGGCCTCGACACTCCACCCGCATCCGTCCCTCAACCCTCAACTCTCAACTCTCAACAACCTCCGTCTCAGCTCGGCACCCTCAACAAACGCGCCACCAAAAAACTCTTCCAACAACTCACCTCCGCCGCCGACCTCCTGCGCGAAGAAGAAGCCCGCGAACAATCCCTCCCCGTCCTCGTCCACGCCCACGCCCCCTGGCGCGACCACGCCTTCGACGTCGCTATCGATACCCGCATCGACACCAGCTACCAACAACGCGCCCGCCACACCCCCACCACCGCCGCTACCCTCGCCACGCTCGTCTCCGCCTCACGCTCCCCATCCGCCTCCGTCTCTCAACCCTCAACCCTCAACTCTCAACCCACTGCGCGCAGCGCCGTGTCTGCCTTCTTCCCGAGCTACGCCTACGCCGAAACCATCCAGCGCGAACTCACCACCACGTATCCGGAAATCCGAGTCGCTCTTCAGCCCCGCCTCCCCGACCTCGCCGCCCAAACCGCCTGGGTCGAGCAAGCCCTCGCCTCCTCCGACCTCCTCTTCCTCGTCCTCGGCAGCAGCTTCGCCGAAGGCATCGACCTCCTCGGCGGCCGCATCAGCCACGCCATGGTCGTCGGCCCCGCGCTCCCCGAAGTAAACGCCGTCCAACGCGCCCGCCTCGCCGTCTTTTCCTCTCTCGGTCGCGACGCCGCTGCCCAACGCGTCTACCAGATCCCCGGCATCCAAAAAGTGAACCAAGCCCTCGGCCGCCTGGTCCGCGCGCCCGGCCAACGCGCTAAAATCCTCCTCCACTGCCGCCGCTTCGCCGAAAAAACCTACCTCGACCTCCTCGCCCCCGAGTACCGCTCGACCCATCTCATCGAGCACGACACCGACCTCACCGACTGGCTGTAA
- a CDS encoding WcaI family glycosyltransferase has product MKITVWGINYDPEPTGIGPFNTDLCVWLAAHGHVVTMLSTFPYYPWWKKRAEDKGKVHERAVVSGVTLHRCWHYVPEKPSTVKRLIHELSFVATSTWRALWTEKPDVYFVVSPSLFLGIGAFIASRLKRRPFVFHVQDLQPDAALGLGMIKPGLSVKMLYALEKWSYRRAALVSGISGGMIEAYRRKGVPEGKIYLFPNWIPDVAPDVSANAGGASFRREYGIGAETPLIAYSGNVGMKQGLEVVVEAARGGAAHWAICGEGAAKPALEAAIAADPESGARLYPLQPDDRYKALLREADVSLITQQKGTGQFFFPSKLLSILQYGRPVLAVADEASELARAAREGGFGIVVEPGDAAGLRAAAQEIIGASAEQKAEWARRGRAWVDQFRRSRVLGEFEARLEKVAAR; this is encoded by the coding sequence GTGAAAATCACCGTCTGGGGCATCAACTACGATCCTGAGCCGACCGGTATCGGCCCTTTCAACACGGACTTGTGCGTGTGGCTGGCAGCGCACGGGCATGTGGTGACGATGCTTTCGACGTTTCCGTACTATCCGTGGTGGAAGAAGCGGGCGGAGGATAAGGGCAAAGTGCATGAGCGGGCGGTGGTGAGCGGCGTGACGCTGCATCGTTGCTGGCATTATGTGCCGGAGAAGCCGTCCACGGTGAAGCGGTTGATCCATGAGCTGAGTTTCGTGGCGACCTCGACGTGGCGGGCGCTTTGGACGGAGAAGCCGGATGTTTATTTTGTGGTGAGTCCGTCTTTGTTTCTCGGGATCGGAGCGTTCATCGCGAGCCGGCTGAAGCGGCGGCCGTTTGTGTTTCACGTGCAGGATTTGCAGCCGGATGCGGCGCTGGGCTTGGGAATGATCAAGCCGGGATTGTCCGTGAAGATGCTCTACGCGCTGGAAAAGTGGAGTTATCGGCGAGCTGCGCTGGTGTCGGGGATCTCGGGCGGCATGATCGAGGCGTACCGGCGCAAGGGTGTGCCGGAGGGGAAGATCTATTTGTTTCCGAATTGGATTCCGGATGTGGCTCCAGATGTGAGTGCGAACGCGGGCGGGGCGTCGTTCCGGCGGGAGTATGGGATCGGGGCGGAGACGCCGCTGATCGCGTACTCGGGGAATGTTGGGATGAAGCAGGGGCTGGAGGTCGTCGTGGAAGCGGCGCGGGGTGGTGCGGCGCATTGGGCGATTTGTGGTGAAGGCGCGGCGAAGCCGGCACTGGAGGCGGCGATCGCGGCGGATCCGGAGTCGGGCGCGCGGCTGTATCCGCTTCAGCCGGACGACCGGTACAAGGCTTTGCTGCGCGAGGCGGACGTGTCGTTGATCACACAGCAGAAGGGGACGGGGCAGTTTTTCTTCCCGAGCAAGCTGCTGTCGATTTTGCAGTACGGGCGGCCGGTGCTGGCGGTCGCTGATGAGGCGAGCGAGCTGGCGCGGGCGGCGCGCGAAGGCGGGTTTGGGATCGTCGTAGAGCCGGGCGATGCGGCTGGTTTACGAGCGGCGGCGCAGGAGATCATCGGCGCGTCGGCCGAGCAGAAGGCAGAATGGGCGCGGCGCGGGCGTGCGTGGGTGGATCAGTTTCGGCGCAGTCGCGTGCTAGGAGAATTTGAGGCGCGGCTGGAGAAAGTGGCGGCGCGTTGA